In Helianthus annuus cultivar XRQ/B chromosome 8, HanXRQr2.0-SUNRISE, whole genome shotgun sequence, a single genomic region encodes these proteins:
- the LOC118480996 gene encoding uncharacterized protein LOC118480996 — protein sequence MNFFSFNIRGLRGGEKAGWVKKLKSDFGVSFISLQETKRAAVSQVDLHGFRGNNQFGFDSVDSVGLSGGLACLWDKSIFSQSGGTKDRNFLHVRGKIKGSGVVVNVLNVYAPQGVPAKKLLWDSLVQLISSFDGLWVVSGDFNAVRFREEKRNCSFKNTCANNFNTFIFEAGLLEYNMKGRSFTYASADGRKLSKLDRFLVNPAFFNSWPEARVEALSSFLSDHCPIILSSVAKNFGPKPFRVFDSWIGLACFEEEVVGAIKGSDDVTGPPDVVLMKKLGILRQRLKLWRDDMLAKNSEAVASALSDLEGLEAVLDSRELNEEEEWSLLECKKLLKEEEVRKNRDLKQRSRIRWAKEGDENSKFFHSMINCRKASNVIHGLNIDGCGSSFIALIPKIKDPLGLKDYRPISLVGIINKVISKVLANRLKRVLNSIISHSQSAFIGGRFILDGPLIINEIHNWAKKVKKKVFFLKIDFEKAYDNVNWNFVVDILSQMGFPSRWCAWVRGIISSARASVLVNGAPTFEFKCNKGMRQGDPISPFLFVIVMEALSCLISTACHLGIFKGVDLPNDGPSLSHLFFADDAIIL from the exons ATGAATTTTTTTTCCTTCAACATTCGTGGTCTTAGGGGCGGAGAGAAGGCGGGTTGGGTCAAAAAGTTGAAATCGGACTTTGGTGTTTCTTTTATTTCGCTTCAGGAAACTAAAAGGGCGGCAGTCTCTCAAGTTGACCTTCACGGTTTCAGGGGTAATAATCAATTTGGCTTCGATAGTGTGGATTCTGTGGGTTTGTCGGGGGGTTTGGCCTGTTTGTGGGATAAGTCGATCTTCAGTCAGAGTGGTGGGACTAAAGATAGGAATTTTCTTCATGTTAGGGGCAAAATTAAGGGTTCGGGGGTAGTTGTTAACGTTTTAAATGTCTACGCCCCTCAAGGGGTGCCTGCTAAAAAGCTTTTGTGGGATTCTCTAGTCCAACTGATCTCTAGTTTTGATGGTCTTTGGGTGGTTTCGGGAGACTTTAATGCGGTGCGCTTTAGGGAGGAGAAAAGGAATTGCTCCTTTAAAAACACTTGTGCCAATAACTTTAATACCTTTATCTTCGAGGCTGGCCTGTTGGAGTATAATATGAAAGGGAGAAGTTTTACTTATGCTTCGGCTGATGGTAGAAAATTGAGTAAGCTCGATAGATTCTTAGTCAATCCTGCCTTCTTTAACTCATGGCCAGAAGCGAGAGTCGAAGCGTTGTCTAGTTTTCTTTCGGATCACTGCCCCATCATTTTGTCGTCAGTGGCTAAGAATTTCGGACCTAAGCCCTTCCGGGTGTTCGATTCCTGGATAGGTTTGGCTTGTTTTGAAGAGGAGGTTGTTGGGGCTATTAAGGGAAGTGATGATGTTACAGGGCCTCCCGACGTGGTTCTTATGAAGAAGTTAGGAATTCTGAGACAGAGATTAAAACTGTGGAGGGATGACATGTTGGCGAAAAATTCAGAAGCAGTGGCGTCGGCCTTATCTGACCTCGAAGGTTTGGAAGCAGTTTTGGATTCGAGAGAGCTAAACGAAGAGGAGGAATGGTCCTTGTTGGAATGTAAAAAGTTGTTGAAAGAAGAAGAAGTTAGGAAGAACAGGGACCTAAAGCAGAGGTCTAGGATTAGGTGGGCTAAGGAAGGTGACGAGAACTCAAAATTTTTTCACTCTATGATCAATTGCAGAAAAGCGTCGAACGTGATTCATGGGCTGAATATCGATG GTTGCGGCTCATCTTTTATAGCTTTAATCCCGAAAATCAAAGATCCTCTTGGGCTTAAGGACTATCGCCCAATCAGTTTGGTTGGGATCATTAATAAGGTAATTTCGAAGGTTTTGGCTAATAGGCTGAAAAGGGTGTTGAATTCGATCATATCCCATTCTCAGTCAGCGTTCATCGGTGGTAGATTTATTTTAGATGGCCCTTTAATAATTAATGAAATCCATAATTGGGCCAAAAAGGTAAAGAAGAAGGTTTTTTTCTTGAAAATTGACTTTGAGAAGGCCTACGATAATGTTAATTGGAATTTTGTTGTGGATATCTTGTCTCAAATGGGATTCCCGAGTAGGTGGTGTGCTTGGGTTAGGGGTATTATTTCTTCAGCTAGAGCTTCGGTGCTGGTGAACGGAGCTCCGACATTCGAGTTTAAATGTAACAAAGGGATGCGTCAAGGGGACCCTATTTCTCCCTTTCTTTTTGTGATTGTCATGGAAGCTCTGTCTTGTTTGATCTCTACGGCTTGTCACTTGGGTATATTCAAGGGTGTGGATCTTCCTAACGACGGCCCATCGTTATCCCATCTGTTCTTCGCTGATGATGCCATTATCCTCTAG